Proteins found in one Mustela lutreola isolate mMusLut2 chromosome 12, mMusLut2.pri, whole genome shotgun sequence genomic segment:
- the LOC131812904 gene encoding putative UPF0607 protein FLJ37424 produces the protein MTPVFWDQNPVWFLINLNKRRVPLSELEGPSEKPVLSAHTSMMFRPLRTVRIPPPWQKFTVLHSLPEQTVEAVKLKPSSYLPPSCPKGLGEKVQEVPREGKEDFVETRGQGNGNRVPHSSGDIVLTSRPLETSGLLSSDQGSPAPGDQPPNPSGDSFGGNTQIPRVSSPSERPVVTSEGSAGYVPLQKPNTDAAVLSDPSPGCPLLQGRLTQEVVAENHQPSQSTPDLLRKVREVDKPSGMPSEYSSSICHQ, from the coding sequence ATGACCCCTGTCTTCTGGGATCAGAATCCAGTGTGGTTCCTGATCAATTTGAACAAAAGAAGAGTTCCCCTCAGTGAACTGGAGGGGCCCTCTGAAAAACCTGTACTGTCTGCTCATACTTCCATGATGTTCAGACCCTTGAGAACTGTGAGGATCCCTCCACCCTGGCAGAAATTCACTGTCTTGCATTCGCTACCTGAGCAGACAGTTGAAGCTGTGAAGCTGAAACCATCCAGTTACCTCCCCCCTTCCTGCCcaaaggggttgggggagaaggtCCAAGAAGtgcccagagaaggaaaggaagatttTGTAGAGACCAGAGGACAGGGTAATGGGAACAGGGTCCCCCACAGTAGTGGGGATATAGTGTTGACATCCAGGCCCCTGGAGACCAGTGGACTGCTCAGTTCCGATCAAGGCAGCCCTGCACCTGGGGACCAACCTCCCAATCCCTCAGGAGACAGCTTCGGAGGAAACACTCAGATACCTCGGGTGAGCTCCCCCTCTGAAAGACCTGTTGTCACCTCAGAGGGCTCTGCTGGTTATGTTCCTCTTCAGAAGCCTAATACAGATGCAGCAGTGCTCTCCGACCCAAGCCCAGGCTGCCCCTTGCTGCAGGGGAGATTAACACAAGAAGTGGTGGCTGAAAATCATCAGCCTAGCCAGAGCACACCAGACCTCTTGAGGAAGGTGAGAGAGGTGGATAAGCCTTCAGGCATGCCATCAGAGTACTCTTCCAGTATCTGCCACCAGTAG